The stretch of DNA AAAATTAAGAACCTACAATTAAACAAATAGTAACTACTATTAACTTTAATTAACCTTAATATCCCTTGCTTTTCAATGTCGTCTTTTGTTTTTTATCACTTGTGCAATCAATGTGACCGATAACTAATTAATCCTCAGCCACAATTACCACCGTAATATTATCTGAACCTCCTGCTTTTTTGGCTGCTGCAATTAATTCTTCAGCAGCTTCCTGACAAGTTTTGCAGTGAGTGAGAAAAGTTTGAATCTGATCATCAGAAACTTCTTCAGTTAAACCATCACTACATAATAACAAGCGATCGCCTGATTGAACATCGAGTGGTTGTAGAGAAATTTTATATAAGTCTTTTCTACCCAGACATTGAGATAGAACGTGTCGCCAAGGATGAAATTGAGCTTGTTCTTTACTAATTTCCCCTGCTTTAAGAGCTAAACCCACCCAAGTATGGTCATCAGTAATTTGTTCAAGTTGAGAATCACGCAAGCGATACAGACGAGAATCACCCACATGAGCGCACCAAGATTGCTGTTCGCGGAAGATCACGACTACTACCGTCGTTCCCATATCTCCTCGTTCTGGATGCTGAGATTGGTCTTCAAGAATACTTTGATTAGCCTTGTCAATTGCTTCTTGAAGCAATACGTCGGAAGGGAGAGAAGAATCCCAATTATTGATTAAATAAGCTGTAATTGCTTCTGTAGCGATTTTGCTAGCTTCTTGCCCACC from Stanieria cyanosphaera PCC 7437 encodes:
- a CDS encoding Stp1/IreP family PP2C-type Ser/Thr phosphatase, which encodes MKRRFIGLTDTGIVRTVNQDNYFVDDEEGRFFIVADGMGGHAGGQEASKIATEAITAYLINNWDSSLPSDVLLQEAIDKANQSILEDQSQHPERGDMGTTVVVVIFREQQSWCAHVGDSRLYRLRDSQLEQITDDHTWVGLALKAGEISKEQAQFHPWRHVLSQCLGRKDLYKISLQPLDVQSGDRLLLCSDGLTEEVSDDQIQTFLTHCKTCQEAAEELIAAAKKAGGSDNITVVIVAED